A portion of the Kribbella jejuensis genome contains these proteins:
- a CDS encoding cobalt-precorrin-6A reductase, which translates to MRVLLLGGTGEARELARLLVAAGIEVVSSLAGRTTAPQHPVGEVRTGGFGGPEGLTAWLRTNPVDAVIDATHPFATQITTNATTATTQTATPHLILSRPAWEDSSAEWYWVDTAAAAAELLSRVGSRVFLTIGRQGLDAFAGTGLWTLARCVDPPEPAPTWCELLLARGPFTESDEVELLQRHRIDVLVTKNSGGAATAPKLRAARRLHIPVVIIRRPPLPSGLDVVETPAEALTWLRTNISG; encoded by the coding sequence ATGAGAGTCCTGCTCCTCGGCGGCACCGGCGAGGCCCGCGAACTGGCCCGCCTCCTGGTCGCCGCCGGCATCGAAGTCGTCTCCTCCCTGGCCGGCCGCACCACCGCTCCCCAGCACCCGGTCGGCGAAGTCCGCACCGGCGGCTTCGGCGGCCCCGAAGGCCTCACCGCCTGGCTCCGAACCAACCCGGTCGACGCCGTCATCGACGCCACCCACCCCTTCGCCACCCAGATAACCACCAACGCCACCACCGCCACCACCCAAACCGCCACCCCCCACCTCATCCTCAGCCGTCCAGCCTGGGAGGACTCTTCAGCCGAGTGGTATTGGGTTGATACGGCTGCTGCGGCGGCGGAACTGCTGTCTCGGGTTGGGTCGCGGGTGTTTCTGACGATCGGGCGTCAGGGGCTTGACGCATTCGCGGGTACCGGTCTGTGGACCTTGGCCCGTTGCGTCGATCCGCCGGAGCCCGCACCGACCTGGTGCGAGCTCCTCCTCGCGCGCGGACCCTTCACGGAATCCGACGAGGTGGAGCTCCTGCAGCGGCACCGCATCGACGTACTGGTCACCAAGAACAGCGGCGGCGCCGCCACCGCCCCCAAACTCCGCGCGGCCCGCCGTCTGCATATACCGGTAGTCATCATTCGCCGCCCCCCGCTCCCATCCGGCCTGGACGTCGTCGAAACACCCGCCGAAGCCCTCACCTGGCTGCGAACGAATATCAGCGGGTGA
- the cobM gene encoding precorrin-4 C(11)-methyltransferase: MTVHFIGAGPGAADLITVRGRDLIASSPVCLYAGALVPVELLDHCPPDARKVDTANLNLDEIIGELATAHAAGHDVARLHSGDPSVFSAMAEQMRRLDALQIPYDVTPGVPAYAAAAATLNRELTVPEVGQTVVLTRISGSASAMPPGEDLATLGASRATIVLHLAVQQIDRVVAELLPNYGADCPVAVVARASREDDVVLRGTLADIAEQVRAAGIRRTAVIIAGKVLSATTFRDSHLYSTTRAR, encoded by the coding sequence ATGACGGTCCACTTCATCGGCGCCGGCCCAGGCGCGGCTGACCTCATCACCGTGCGCGGCCGCGACCTGATCGCGTCCTCACCGGTCTGCTTGTACGCCGGTGCACTCGTCCCCGTCGAGCTCCTCGACCACTGCCCGCCGGACGCCCGCAAGGTCGACACGGCCAACCTCAACCTCGACGAGATCATCGGCGAACTCGCCACCGCCCACGCCGCCGGCCACGACGTCGCCCGCCTGCACTCCGGTGACCCGTCCGTCTTCAGCGCGATGGCCGAGCAGATGCGTCGCCTCGACGCGTTGCAGATCCCGTACGACGTCACGCCCGGAGTACCGGCGTACGCCGCAGCCGCCGCCACGCTCAACCGTGAGCTGACCGTCCCGGAGGTCGGTCAGACGGTTGTCCTGACCCGGATCAGTGGCAGCGCGAGCGCGATGCCGCCGGGGGAGGACCTCGCGACCCTCGGTGCGAGCCGCGCGACGATCGTTCTGCACCTGGCGGTCCAGCAGATCGACCGTGTTGTCGCTGAACTCCTCCCGAACTACGGCGCCGACTGCCCGGTGGCGGTCGTTGCCCGTGCGTCCCGCGAGGACGACGTGGTACTGCGCGGCACGTTGGCGGACATCGCCGAACAAGTACGTGCCGCAGGCATTCGCCGTACCGCCGTGATCATCGCCGGAAAGGTGCTGTCGGCAACGACCTTTCGCGACAGCCACCTGTACTCGACCACCCGCGCGCGATGA
- the cbiE gene encoding precorrin-6y C5,15-methyltransferase (decarboxylating) subunit CbiE: MPADPITVVGIGPDGWPGLTPEAQSALATAEILLGSPRQLGLVPSGSFEAVAWPSPLSEGLPRLLAEFRGRRVCVLASGDPTFHGIGTTLVRMLGVDAVRVIPHPSSVSLACARLGWAQDQVQVVSLVTNPVDRLHPHLQPNRRLLILSRTAQTPAEVAQLLTARGYGNSTFTVLEQLDGPTERIRTTTAADWSADVDPLNVIAVECPADAPILSTVPGLPDDAYESDGQLTKREVRAVSLSRLAPVPGQLLWDIGGGAGSIAIEWSRHHPTCRAIAIERDPTRAKRLERNALNLGAAVTVVEGPAPTALEGLEAPDAIFIGGGATAPGLFDACWNALRPGGRLVANGVTLETEALIVQWYKTYGGDLVRLDVHRASAIGTMTGWRPAMPVTIWSVTK; this comes from the coding sequence ATGCCGGCTGACCCCATCACCGTCGTCGGCATAGGCCCCGACGGCTGGCCCGGCCTCACCCCCGAAGCCCAATCAGCCCTAGCCACAGCCGAAATCCTCCTAGGCAGCCCCCGCCAACTAGGCCTCGTTCCATCGGGCTCGTTTGAGGCTGTGGCTTGGCCGTCGCCGCTTTCCGAGGGACTGCCTCGATTGTTGGCGGAGTTTCGGGGGCGCCGGGTGTGTGTGCTGGCGAGCGGCGATCCGACGTTCCATGGGATTGGTACGACGCTGGTGCGGATGCTCGGGGTGGATGCCGTACGCGTCATCCCGCATCCGTCCAGCGTCTCGCTGGCGTGTGCGCGGCTCGGGTGGGCGCAGGATCAGGTACAGGTGGTGAGCCTGGTCACCAACCCGGTCGACCGCCTGCACCCGCACCTCCAACCCAACCGGCGCCTCCTCATCCTCAGCCGCACCGCCCAAACCCCCGCAGAAGTCGCCCAACTACTCACCGCCCGCGGCTACGGCAACAGCACCTTCACCGTCCTCGAACAACTGGACGGCCCGACCGAACGCATCCGCACCACAACAGCCGCCGACTGGTCCGCCGACGTCGACCCGCTCAACGTCATCGCGGTCGAATGCCCCGCCGACGCACCGATCCTCTCCACCGTCCCCGGCCTCCCCGACGACGCGTACGAGAGCGACGGCCAGCTCACCAAGCGCGAAGTACGCGCGGTCTCGCTCTCCCGCCTCGCCCCCGTACCCGGCCAACTCCTCTGGGACATCGGCGGCGGCGCCGGCAGCATCGCGATCGAATGGTCCCGCCACCACCCGACCTGCCGGGCGATCGCCATCGAACGCGACCCCACCCGCGCCAAACGCCTCGAACGCAACGCACTCAACCTCGGCGCCGCAGTCACCGTCGTCGAAGGCCCCGCACCCACAGCTTTGGAAGGCCTCGAAGCACCCGACGCGATCTTCATCGGCGGCGGAGCAACCGCCCCCGGCCTGTTCGACGCCTGCTGGAACGCACTCCGCCCCGGCGGCCGTCTGGTCGCGAATGGCGTCACGCTGGAGACGGAGGCGCTCATCGTCCAGTGGTACAAGACGTACGGCGGCGACCTCGTACGCCTCGATGTACACCGCGCCTCCGCGATCGGCACCATGACCGGCTGGCGCCCCGCCATGCCCGTCACCATCTGGAGCGTGACGAAATGA
- a CDS encoding PPOX class F420-dependent oxidoreductase → MLSEQLVEFWTERHLCVLSTVRADGTVHATPVGATLDPDAGLVRVICSGTSYKARTIRRLGEASVAVTQVDGRRWSTLEGRAVVSDDPAHVLDAVTRYAKRYKQPRPNPTRVVLEITITKALGNAG, encoded by the coding sequence GTGTTGAGTGAGCAACTGGTCGAGTTCTGGACCGAACGGCACCTGTGTGTGCTGAGCACTGTCCGGGCAGACGGTACGGTCCATGCGACCCCGGTCGGCGCGACGCTGGACCCGGACGCCGGGCTGGTACGGGTCATCTGCTCCGGTACGTCGTACAAGGCGCGGACGATCCGTCGGCTGGGAGAGGCATCCGTCGCGGTGACGCAGGTGGACGGCCGCCGCTGGAGCACGCTGGAGGGCCGCGCCGTGGTCAGCGACGACCCGGCCCACGTCCTGGACGCGGTGACCCGCTACGCCAAGCGCTACAAACAACCCCGCCCCAACCCCACGCGCGTCGTCCTCGAAATCACCATCACAAAGGCCCTCGGCAATGCCGGCTGA
- a CDS encoding ABC transporter permease yields the protein MNDFVGTGTLVRLALRRDRLLIPIWVVVFVLSAAGSAKASISLYSDKNALVEAARTSNASPALVSLYGRIFDESSLGEVSLFKLTAFGALLVGLLAGMLVVRHTRTEEESGRLELLSAGVLGRYAALAAGLIVSSATVIVLGLVTALSLIGSGLDATGSFAFGLMWAAAGLSFAGVGAVTAQVTESARAANGLTAVVLGVSYVLRAVGDSSADGSTQWVSWLSPIGWSQQVRAYAGDHWAVLLVPLVFLAVLVAAATALIRRRDLGAGLVRPRPGPPRAAASLRSPLALAWRLHRGSLLAWGFAFLLLGLLVGNIASNVDGFVTSDSAREMVQKLGGVEGITDAFLATEMGVMGLLASAFGIQAALRLRSEETALRAEPLLATGVTRGRWLASHVLMALLGTGVLILVAGLGSGVSSGASLGNMGRQVPRMLAAAAVQLPAIWLVTALVVVLFGVAPKLVAAGWGLYGLFLLIGQFGEIFNLPQWMIDLSPYGHTPRLPGGDFSATPVIWLTAIAAALTIAGFATFRRRDIG from the coding sequence ATGAACGACTTCGTCGGTACCGGGACGCTGGTGCGGCTCGCGCTGCGCCGCGACCGGTTGCTGATCCCGATCTGGGTGGTCGTCTTCGTCCTGTCGGCGGCCGGGTCGGCCAAGGCGTCGATCAGCCTGTACTCCGACAAGAACGCGCTGGTCGAGGCCGCGCGAACGTCGAACGCTTCGCCCGCACTGGTCTCGTTGTACGGGCGGATCTTCGACGAGTCCTCGCTCGGAGAGGTCTCGCTGTTCAAGCTCACGGCGTTCGGTGCACTGCTCGTCGGGTTGCTGGCCGGCATGCTCGTCGTACGGCACACCCGGACCGAGGAGGAGTCCGGGCGGCTCGAGTTGCTGAGTGCCGGAGTACTCGGCCGGTACGCCGCTCTGGCCGCCGGGCTGATCGTGTCGTCCGCGACGGTGATCGTGCTCGGGCTGGTGACTGCGCTCTCCTTGATCGGGAGCGGACTGGATGCCACGGGGTCGTTCGCGTTCGGGCTGATGTGGGCTGCGGCCGGTCTGTCCTTCGCGGGCGTCGGTGCGGTGACGGCACAGGTCACCGAGAGCGCGCGGGCCGCCAACGGGCTCACCGCGGTCGTGTTGGGTGTGTCGTACGTACTGAGGGCTGTCGGGGACTCGTCCGCGGACGGCAGTACGCAGTGGGTGTCCTGGCTGTCACCGATCGGTTGGTCGCAGCAGGTCCGTGCGTACGCCGGTGATCACTGGGCCGTACTACTGGTGCCACTGGTGTTCCTGGCGGTTCTTGTCGCCGCGGCGACCGCACTGATCCGGCGGCGCGATCTTGGCGCCGGTCTGGTTCGGCCGCGGCCTGGACCACCGCGGGCGGCTGCTTCCCTGCGGTCACCGCTGGCGTTGGCGTGGCGACTGCACCGCGGCTCCTTGCTGGCGTGGGGTTTCGCCTTCCTGCTGCTGGGGCTGCTGGTCGGCAACATTGCCAGCAACGTCGACGGGTTCGTGACGAGTGACAGTGCTCGCGAAATGGTGCAGAAGCTGGGTGGCGTCGAGGGCATCACCGACGCGTTCCTGGCGACCGAGATGGGCGTGATGGGGCTGCTGGCGTCAGCGTTCGGTATCCAGGCCGCTTTGCGACTGCGGTCGGAGGAGACCGCGCTGCGGGCCGAGCCGTTGCTGGCGACCGGTGTGACGCGTGGGCGGTGGTTGGCGAGTCATGTGCTGATGGCTTTGCTCGGTACTGGTGTGCTGATTCTGGTTGCGGGGCTCGGCTCAGGTGTCTCGAGTGGCGCGTCGCTGGGCAACATGGGGCGTCAGGTGCCTCGGATGCTGGCGGCGGCCGCCGTACAGCTCCCTGCGATCTGGCTGGTCACCGCATTGGTTGTGGTTCTGTTCGGGGTGGCGCCGAAGCTGGTCGCCGCGGGCTGGGGGTTGTACGGGCTGTTCCTGCTGATCGGGCAGTTCGGCGAGATCTTCAACCTGCCGCAGTGGATGATCGACCTCAGCCCGTACGGCCACACGCCGCGGCTGCCGGGTGGTGACTTCTCCGCGACCCCGGTGATCTGGCTGACCGCGATCGCGGCGGCGCTGACGATCGCGGGCTTCGCCACCTTCCGCCGGCGCGATATCGGCTGA
- a CDS encoding ABC transporter ATP-binding protein translates to MTSAIVVSGLHKSYGSTHALDGLDLEVRTGEVHGFLGPNGAGKSTTIRVLLGLLRGDAGDVSLLGGDPWHDAAKLHRRLAYVPGDVNLWPNLTGGEVIDLLGRLRGGLDEKKRDELLRRFDLDPTKKGRTYSKGNRQKVALVAALSSDVELLILDEPTSGLDPLMEEVFRQCIEEERQRDRTVLLSSHILSEVEALCDRVSIIRRGKVVETGTLAELRHLTRTSIHAELAGSPNGLAELPGVHDLDVEGNRVRCEVDTAQLDAVMRQLSASGIRTLVAQPPTLEELFLRHYEEDVPAEAVPDHGAAVR, encoded by the coding sequence ATGACATCAGCCATTGTGGTCTCCGGACTGCACAAGTCGTACGGCAGTACGCACGCCCTCGACGGGCTCGACCTCGAGGTCAGAACCGGCGAGGTGCACGGCTTCCTCGGGCCGAACGGCGCCGGGAAGTCCACCACCATCCGGGTCCTGCTCGGCCTGCTGCGGGGTGACGCCGGCGATGTCTCGCTGCTCGGCGGCGACCCGTGGCACGACGCGGCGAAGCTGCACCGGCGGCTCGCGTACGTTCCCGGCGACGTGAACCTGTGGCCGAACCTGACCGGCGGAGAGGTGATCGACCTGCTCGGCCGGCTGCGCGGCGGGCTGGACGAGAAGAAGCGCGACGAGCTGCTCCGCCGGTTCGATCTGGACCCGACCAAGAAGGGCCGGACCTACTCCAAGGGCAACCGGCAGAAGGTCGCGCTGGTTGCGGCGCTGTCCTCGGACGTGGAGCTGCTGATCCTGGACGAGCCGACCTCCGGCCTCGACCCGCTGATGGAGGAGGTGTTCCGGCAGTGCATCGAGGAGGAGCGTCAGCGCGACCGCACCGTGCTGCTGTCGAGCCACATCCTGTCCGAAGTCGAGGCGCTGTGCGACCGGGTCAGCATCATCCGCCGCGGCAAGGTGGTCGAGACCGGCACGCTCGCTGAGCTTCGGCACCTCACCCGTACGTCGATCCACGCCGAGCTGGCCGGATCGCCGAACGGGCTGGCGGAGCTGCCGGGGGTGCACGACCTCGATGTCGAGGGCAACCGGGTGCGGTGCGAGGTGGACACCGCCCAGCTCGATGCGGTGATGCGGCAACTGTCGGCGAGCGGGATCAGGACCCTGGTCGCGCAGCCGCCGACGCTGGAGGAGCTGTTCCTGCGGCACTACGAGGAAGACGTACCGGCTGAGGCTGTTCCGGATCACGGGGCGGCGGTGCGATGA
- a CDS encoding GbsR/MarR family transcriptional regulator, giving the protein MSAHRDDDAVKRYTEQFGNLLAETGWPRMAARVFAAILSSVDGRMTAAELSDQLQASPAAVSGAVNYLLQLRLATREREPGTRRDVYVVQDDAWYQTMMTEDASLARWSVSLRKVLDAAGEGTEAHRRIRVSLGFIDFIGEEVKGLSERWIKRKAEIDAELDAEYGG; this is encoded by the coding sequence GTGAGTGCACATCGGGACGACGACGCCGTCAAGCGGTACACCGAACAGTTCGGCAACTTGCTGGCGGAGACCGGCTGGCCGCGGATGGCGGCCCGGGTGTTCGCCGCGATCCTGTCCAGCGTGGACGGCCGGATGACCGCTGCCGAGCTGTCCGACCAGCTGCAGGCGAGTCCGGCCGCGGTGTCCGGCGCGGTGAACTACCTGCTCCAGCTCCGCCTCGCGACCCGCGAGCGCGAGCCAGGCACCCGTCGCGACGTGTACGTCGTCCAGGACGACGCGTGGTACCAGACGATGATGACCGAGGACGCGTCGCTCGCCCGCTGGTCGGTCTCGCTCCGCAAGGTCCTCGACGCCGCCGGCGAAGGCACCGAAGCGCACCGGCGGATCCGGGTCTCGCTCGGCTTCATCGACTTCATCGGCGAAGAGGTGAAGGGCCTGAGCGAACGCTGGATCAAACGCAAGGCCGAGATCGACGCCGAACTGGACGCGGAGTACGGCGGCTAG